A genomic window from Glaciihabitans sp. INWT7 includes:
- a CDS encoding NAD(P)/FAD-dependent oxidoreductase, with translation MSFSRRSFLLGAGSGLSLLVVTACVEESPRPTTSATPSPTPSSAVPRPSGIERSAWSTDPFARGSQSFFPPGATPQHRDDLSQTVGGRVFFAGEATSADRAGTVLGAQQSGARVASEVLGIVSSGEKVAVIGAGAAGAEAARALVRRGVDVIVLEARDRVGGRIDTRTPKSWPLSVELGAWRLGEVVDQSLLTRLAALGIESSALTGLRAQGNEAHTADNTVGGPALGTAQTWAEAQLLDPSLTAALDGSGAAATAAGTTVEGLAGSDLLDTTLATLAGVTGASASELSTWYGLADLPTRDRIVTGGYSGVITDALDGVRVSLSTAVLGVSYSDSSVSLKLGTGESLTVDRVVVTVPLGVLKKNAVVFDPLLPFPHRSAIAALGMGSVETVWLRFDKPFWSTDAAVWTLVGTESDITDWVNLQAITGEPVLVGIVGGKAARRVVKLSDDDLLESVLASLAPFAEA, from the coding sequence ATGTCGTTCAGCCGCCGCAGTTTCCTCCTCGGTGCAGGGTCAGGTCTTTCCCTGCTCGTGGTCACGGCGTGCGTCGAGGAATCCCCTCGTCCGACGACCTCCGCGACGCCGTCCCCCACTCCGTCCTCTGCGGTGCCCCGGCCCTCCGGCATCGAACGCAGCGCGTGGTCGACGGATCCCTTCGCCCGCGGCTCCCAGAGTTTCTTCCCTCCCGGCGCGACCCCGCAGCATCGGGATGATCTGTCCCAGACGGTCGGCGGGCGCGTCTTCTTCGCCGGGGAGGCCACCTCTGCCGATCGTGCCGGAACGGTGCTCGGGGCACAGCAGTCCGGAGCGAGAGTCGCCTCCGAGGTGCTGGGGATCGTGTCATCCGGCGAGAAGGTCGCGGTCATCGGTGCCGGCGCCGCCGGAGCCGAGGCCGCTCGTGCGCTCGTGCGACGAGGGGTCGATGTCATCGTGCTCGAAGCGCGGGATCGCGTCGGCGGGCGCATCGATACCCGCACTCCGAAGTCCTGGCCGCTCAGCGTCGAGCTCGGCGCCTGGCGGCTCGGCGAAGTGGTCGACCAGTCGCTGCTCACACGCCTCGCCGCTCTTGGCATCGAGTCGAGCGCGCTCACCGGTCTTCGTGCCCAGGGAAACGAGGCACACACTGCCGACAACACCGTCGGGGGCCCGGCGCTCGGCACGGCACAGACCTGGGCCGAAGCCCAGCTCCTCGACCCGAGTCTCACCGCGGCACTCGATGGATCCGGTGCCGCGGCGACGGCGGCCGGAACCACGGTGGAGGGGCTCGCCGGAAGCGATCTGCTCGACACCACACTGGCGACGCTCGCCGGGGTGACGGGAGCGAGCGCCTCGGAGCTGTCCACCTGGTACGGCCTCGCAGATCTCCCCACTCGCGACCGCATCGTCACCGGCGGGTACTCGGGGGTGATCACCGATGCGCTCGACGGCGTTCGGGTGTCGCTGTCCACGGCCGTGCTCGGTGTCTCCTACAGCGATTCGTCGGTGAGTCTCAAACTCGGCACCGGCGAGTCCCTCACGGTTGACCGCGTCGTCGTCACGGTGCCGCTCGGAGTGCTCAAGAAGAATGCGGTGGTCTTCGACCCCCTGCTGCCATTCCCGCATCGATCAGCCATCGCCGCCCTCGGGATGGGCTCGGTGGAGACTGTCTGGTTGCGCTTCGACAAGCCCTTCTGGTCGACGGATGCGGCGGTCTGGACTCTTGTCGGCACCGAGAGCGACATCACGGACTGGGTCAACCTTCAGGCGATCACCGGCGAGCCCGTCTTGGTGGGGATCGTGGGAGGCAAGGCGGCTCGTCGAGTGGTGAAGCTCAGCGACGACGACCTTCTCGAATCCGTTCTGGCGTCTCTCGCTCCGTTCGCTGAGGCCTGA
- a CDS encoding Pr6Pr family membrane protein — MRSSPGFPGTAAEVDSTVKLRATFGALRLLMAVVCLVALVSRFLWGLGSATFTPANFFAYLTIQSSMLFLVVTVIAAAVALRGQDDAPWLDLARATVLSCTVSCGIIFALIIEQSGERGFRIDVPWSDVVLHFVLPAVAVLDWIIGPGRGVAPWRSIAIVLVFMLGWGLVTLARGPIVGWYPYFFLDPAQLANTAQFFFFGSIAVLLFGGISTALVAVSRTMPLGERWTARWEAREALRPQRTERETPERIREGRRR; from the coding sequence GTGCGGTCGAGTCCGGGATTCCCCGGGACCGCGGCGGAGGTGGACAGCACGGTGAAGCTACGGGCGACCTTCGGCGCCCTCCGGCTGCTAATGGCGGTGGTCTGCCTTGTGGCACTGGTCTCCCGCTTCCTCTGGGGACTCGGGTCGGCGACATTCACGCCAGCCAACTTCTTCGCCTACCTCACCATCCAGAGCAGCATGCTGTTCCTCGTCGTGACGGTCATCGCCGCGGCCGTCGCGCTGCGGGGGCAGGATGATGCGCCATGGCTCGACCTGGCGCGGGCGACAGTGCTCAGCTGCACGGTCTCGTGCGGCATCATCTTCGCCCTGATCATCGAGCAGTCGGGGGAGCGCGGTTTTCGGATCGACGTGCCCTGGTCCGACGTGGTGTTGCATTTCGTGCTGCCGGCCGTGGCCGTTCTCGACTGGATCATCGGCCCCGGGCGAGGCGTCGCCCCGTGGCGCAGTATCGCCATCGTGCTCGTGTTCATGTTGGGCTGGGGCCTGGTCACTCTCGCACGGGGACCCATTGTGGGCTGGTACCCCTACTTCTTCCTCGACCCGGCCCAGCTGGCCAACACCGCACAATTCTTCTTCTTCGGCTCGATCGCGGTGCTGCTGTTCGGCGGCATCTCGACCGCGCTCGTCGCGGTGAGTCGCACCATGCCGCTCGGTGAGCGCTGGACGGCTCGCTGGGAGGCACGTGAGGCGCTCAGGCCTCAGCGAACGGAGCGAGAGACGCCAGAACGGATTCGAGAAGGTCGTCGTCGCTGA